The proteins below come from a single Vanessa cardui chromosome 7, ilVanCard2.1, whole genome shotgun sequence genomic window:
- the LOC124530793 gene encoding COP9 signalosome complex subunit 8 codes for MITNFDKLCTELEKQELEATNGVASISTYAQLLAIYLYQNDLCNAKFLWKRIPQNITSSNPELMAIWAIGQKLWKKDLAATYHALSAYTWTEPVANIIRALEEKVRERAFNLIGRSYSSISVDTVVLMTGLSRDAVLQICRDRKWDIHADGVTIIPTPPSQPAPLHTSSEDQLFKLTEFVSFLEN; via the exons ATGATTACAAATTTTGATAAGCTTTGCACTGAATTAGAGAAACAAGAATTGGag GCAACAAATGGAGTAGCTTCTATATCAACATATGCACAATTATTAGCAATATACCTTTATCAGAATGATct ATGTAATGCAAAATTTTTATGGAAAAGAATCCCTCAAAATATTACTAGCAGCAACCCTGAATTAATGGCAATATGGGCTATAGGACAAAAACTGTGGAAAAAAGACCTTGCTGCCACTTACCATGCTCTGTCTGCGTACACATGGACGGAACCAGTTGCCAACATAATAAGAGCTCTAGAAG agaaAGTTCGTGAAAGAGCATTCAATTTGATTGGACGTTCATATAGCTCAATATCTGTAGACACTGTGGTGCTAATGACAGGACTGAGCCGAGATGCAGTTTTGCAAATATGCCGAGACCGCAAATGGGATATCCACGCTGATGGGGTCACTATTATACCAACTCCACCCTCTCAACCAGCCCCTCTACACACCTCGAGTGAAGACCAATTGTTCAAGCTCACTGAATTTGTGTCATTCTTAGAAAACTAA